One Estrella lausannensis DNA window includes the following coding sequences:
- a CDS encoding NADP-dependent isocitrate dehydrogenase, translated as MKKVPIAVAYGDGIGPEIMEATLAILEASGAALEINRIEIGEKEYMKGFSAGIDPSSWDIIRKSRAFLKAPITTPQGGGFKSLNVTIRTTLGLFANVRPCVAYAPFVKTKHPGMDVVVVRENEEDLYTGIEYRQSQDTYHALKIISRPGCEKIIRYAFDFAKANQRKKVTCFTKDNILKLSDGLFHKVFDEIAKEYPEIENEHWIIDIGAAKLADTPNAFDVIVMPNLYGDILSDVAAQIAGSVGLAGSANIGEKHAMFEAIHGSAPRRAGQNLANPSGLLLSAVMMLVHIGDSKAASLVHNAWLKTIEEGIHTYDIYTDAISKVKVGTSEFAKAVIERLGKEPDQLKAVKYSGTSKHVLQGRQETAEKKMDSKEIVGVDVFVDHHGDVDKLHEKLMRLSLGGLKLTMIANRGVKVWPDKHPETSCVDNYRLRFMALARGGSVSRREISGLIQKLADAEIDFVQTENLCTFEGLPGYTVSQDEQ; from the coding sequence ATGAAGAAAGTGCCAATAGCGGTCGCGTATGGAGATGGAATCGGACCGGAAATCATGGAAGCGACGCTAGCTATATTAGAAGCTTCGGGAGCTGCGTTGGAGATCAACCGGATTGAAATCGGAGAAAAGGAATACATGAAGGGCTTCTCGGCGGGGATTGATCCCTCTTCCTGGGATATCATCAGAAAGAGCCGGGCCTTTTTGAAAGCGCCGATCACCACACCTCAGGGCGGTGGTTTTAAAAGTTTGAATGTCACCATTCGCACCACTTTGGGCCTCTTTGCCAACGTCCGCCCCTGTGTTGCCTACGCACCTTTCGTAAAAACAAAGCATCCCGGCATGGATGTGGTTGTAGTCAGAGAAAACGAAGAAGATCTCTATACGGGAATCGAGTACAGGCAGAGTCAAGACACCTATCATGCCTTGAAAATCATCTCAAGGCCGGGTTGTGAGAAAATTATCCGCTACGCGTTCGATTTTGCGAAAGCCAACCAACGCAAGAAAGTGACCTGTTTCACCAAAGACAATATCCTCAAGCTGAGCGATGGTCTTTTCCACAAAGTGTTCGATGAGATAGCCAAAGAGTATCCTGAGATAGAAAATGAACATTGGATCATCGATATCGGCGCCGCTAAACTGGCAGACACCCCGAACGCGTTTGATGTGATCGTGATGCCGAATCTCTACGGCGATATCCTCTCGGATGTGGCGGCGCAGATTGCCGGATCCGTCGGGCTTGCCGGCTCGGCCAATATCGGCGAGAAGCACGCGATGTTCGAGGCTATCCACGGGTCAGCGCCAAGAAGGGCGGGGCAGAACCTGGCCAATCCGTCGGGTCTGCTCCTCTCCGCGGTGATGATGCTTGTGCACATCGGAGATTCGAAAGCGGCCTCGCTTGTGCATAACGCATGGCTCAAAACGATAGAGGAGGGCATCCATACCTACGACATCTACACCGATGCCATCAGCAAGGTCAAAGTCGGTACGTCCGAATTTGCAAAAGCTGTCATCGAACGCCTTGGCAAGGAGCCGGATCAGCTTAAAGCCGTCAAGTACTCCGGAACGTCAAAGCATGTGCTGCAAGGACGTCAAGAGACCGCAGAGAAAAAAATGGATTCAAAAGAGATTGTGGGTGTCGATGTGTTTGTCGACCATCATGGAGATGTCGATAAGCTGCACGAAAAGTTGATGAGGCTTAGTCTGGGTGGCCTTAAGCTCACGATGATCGCCAACAGAGGGGTCAAAGTGTGGCCTGATAAGCATCCTGAGACGAGCTGCGTTGACAACTACCGCCTCCGTTTCATGGCGCTTGCCAGAGGAGGATCGGTGTCGCGGCGCGAGATTTCGGGTCTTATCCAGAAACTTGCGGATGCAGAAATCGATTTCGTGCAGACGGAAAACCTCTGCACGTTTGAAGGACTTCCGGGCTACACTGTCTCACAAGATGAGCAGTAG
- a CDS encoding dicarboxylate/amino acid:cation symporter: MKLWVKILIALFLGVLAGLALGPYAEYLRIFGDIFLRLINMIIVLLVLASMTVGITSIHDPEKLGRVGLKSILLFLTTTGISILIGISIGWLTGVGQGLELTAIQTLNIQEPPPISQIILETIPANPIQSLVEGNVLQIIVFAVFLGMSINFAGERGRPLKEFLESLADVMYRLTSIVMEFSPIGVFAIMAWVTGSFGLKTILQLSKFLTAYYIACAIHIVVVFCGILRFLVKVSPWPFFRGMGDAIMMAFSTCSSSATLPVSMHCVQENLGVSKNIASFVLPLGSTVNMNGAALFQGMAVIFIANAYGIDLTLIQLLTIIVTATLSAIGAAGIPGTGFIMLSAVIASAGLPIEGLAILAGIDRLREMMSAILNVTGDAVCSVYIAKQEDEFDERQYYHEDLVEMDKMIGEEK, encoded by the coding sequence ATGAAACTTTGGGTTAAAATCCTAATCGCTCTATTCCTGGGCGTGTTAGCCGGGCTTGCGCTGGGCCCCTACGCCGAATATCTGCGCATCTTCGGAGATATCTTCTTACGCCTCATCAACATGATCATCGTGCTCCTAGTTCTCGCATCGATGACAGTGGGGATCACCAGCATCCATGATCCGGAAAAGCTCGGCAGGGTAGGACTCAAGTCCATACTCCTCTTCCTGACAACGACCGGCATCTCGATCCTGATCGGCATTTCAATAGGCTGGCTCACAGGAGTCGGACAAGGGCTTGAGCTTACTGCCATTCAAACCCTAAATATTCAAGAACCTCCGCCAATCTCTCAAATCATACTGGAGACGATACCCGCAAACCCCATCCAATCTCTCGTAGAAGGGAACGTCTTACAGATCATCGTATTCGCGGTATTTCTCGGTATGTCCATTAATTTTGCCGGCGAAAGAGGCAGGCCACTCAAAGAGTTTTTAGAGTCTCTTGCCGACGTCATGTACCGCCTGACATCGATCGTCATGGAGTTCTCTCCAATAGGAGTGTTCGCCATCATGGCCTGGGTGACCGGATCGTTTGGACTGAAAACAATCCTGCAACTATCCAAATTTCTGACGGCCTACTACATTGCCTGCGCTATCCACATCGTTGTTGTTTTTTGCGGCATCCTGCGCTTTTTAGTTAAAGTAAGCCCGTGGCCATTCTTCAGGGGAATGGGCGATGCGATCATGATGGCCTTCTCCACCTGTTCAAGCTCAGCGACCCTGCCTGTATCCATGCACTGCGTTCAGGAAAACCTGGGAGTTTCCAAAAATATCGCTAGCTTTGTGCTGCCGCTTGGATCGACTGTGAATATGAATGGAGCCGCCCTCTTTCAGGGGATGGCCGTCATCTTCATTGCCAATGCCTACGGCATCGACCTCACGCTGATTCAATTGCTCACAATCATCGTCACAGCCACACTATCAGCGATAGGAGCTGCCGGGATACCCGGAACGGGATTCATCATGCTCTCGGCAGTAATTGCCTCAGCTGGCCTTCCCATCGAGGGACTTGCCATCTTAGCGGGCATCGACAGACTGCGTGAGATGATGTCGGCAATCCTTAACGTCACCGGAGATGCCGTCTGCTCTGTCTACATCGCCAAGCAAGAGGATGAGTTCGACGAAAGGCAATACTACCATGAAGATTTAGTCGAAATGGATAAAATGATCGGCGAAGAGAAGTAG
- a CDS encoding sulfate/molybdate ABC transporter ATP-binding protein: MSIIIKNLKKGFGAFKALNDVSLQVHEGEFVALLGPSGSGKTTLLRIIAGLEWPDEGEVYLEGVDAAGKPTRERKIGFVFQHFALFKHMSVFENIAFGLRLKRPKYTEEFIRERVESLLQLVHLSGSGSKHPSELSGGQRQRVALARVLAIEPKYMLLDEPFGALDSKVRKELRRWLRKLHDDTGLTTIFVTHDQEEAMEVADKVGILDKGSLVQIGAPLDLWEKPINSFVFDFIGNYNTFYGFLNSENKLVINPSFAPPTGAKPIKAFSRPHEVILERTPSTPAESLAARVSFINQAGPFIKVELEGDQGIFYQVDMEKGAFESFQFTYGDTLWIKPLRFRSFDD; encoded by the coding sequence ATGAGCATCATCATCAAAAATTTAAAAAAAGGGTTCGGGGCATTCAAAGCCTTGAACGACGTCTCACTTCAGGTTCATGAAGGAGAGTTCGTCGCGTTGCTCGGTCCTTCAGGCTCTGGAAAAACAACACTCTTGCGCATCATAGCGGGCCTTGAGTGGCCGGACGAAGGTGAAGTGTACCTGGAGGGTGTCGACGCTGCGGGTAAACCCACACGTGAGAGAAAAATCGGTTTCGTCTTTCAGCACTTCGCCCTCTTCAAGCATATGAGTGTGTTTGAAAATATCGCCTTTGGACTCCGCCTCAAAAGGCCTAAGTACACTGAAGAATTCATCAGGGAGAGGGTCGAAAGCCTGCTGCAGCTGGTGCACCTTTCCGGTTCGGGCAGTAAACACCCCTCGGAGCTCTCAGGCGGCCAAAGACAGAGGGTGGCGCTCGCACGAGTTTTGGCAATAGAGCCGAAATACATGCTTCTCGATGAACCTTTCGGGGCTTTGGATTCAAAAGTACGCAAAGAATTAAGACGCTGGCTGCGGAAATTGCACGATGACACCGGGCTGACAACCATTTTTGTCACGCACGATCAGGAAGAGGCCATGGAGGTCGCAGACAAAGTAGGGATATTGGATAAAGGAAGCCTGGTGCAGATTGGAGCGCCTCTTGATCTTTGGGAAAAGCCGATCAACTCCTTCGTCTTCGACTTCATAGGCAACTACAACACCTTCTATGGCTTTTTAAACAGTGAAAACAAACTGGTGATCAACCCCTCCTTCGCTCCCCCAACCGGGGCAAAACCAATCAAGGCTTTCTCAAGGCCCCACGAAGTGATTTTAGAACGCACTCCATCAACGCCCGCCGAGTCGCTCGCTGCGCGGGTCTCTTTCATCAACCAGGCAGGCCCCTTCATCAAGGTCGAGCTTGAAGGGGATCAGGGGATATTCTACCAAGTCGACATGGAAAAAGGAGCCTTTGAATCCTTCCAATTCACTTATGGGGATACGCTTTGGATTAAACCTCTCCGTTTCAGGTCTTTCGATGATTAA
- a CDS encoding sulfate ABC transporter substrate-binding protein: protein MLIRFVPTLFLLFLPLAASAAPPTLEQIRSEIASKKGTSSTKKSLEILNVSYDPTREFYEEYNKLFAAWWKERTAQELKVVQSHGGSAKQARSVISGLEADVVSLALAFDIDAIENMTGLVGKNWQTRLPHESSPYYSTIVFLVRKGNPQGIKDWGDLIKPGIAVVMPNPKTSGGARWTYMAAWAYAVKSNSGNTIRALDYMKDLFKNAPVLDTGARGATTTFIQRRMGDVLLTWENEAYLTMEKDGKQEFEIVYPSISIQADPPVAWLEKIVQEKKTEDAAEFYLKYLYSEKAQELIAKNHFRPIDKTVMDRFQERYPAIEMISIKDFGGWEKVQQMFFKDGGQFDDVHLSMSE, encoded by the coding sequence ATGCTCATACGATTCGTTCCCACCCTATTCCTGCTTTTTCTTCCGCTGGCAGCCTCTGCAGCCCCCCCCACACTAGAGCAGATCCGTTCTGAAATCGCATCGAAAAAGGGAACCTCCTCCACAAAAAAATCTTTGGAAATTTTGAATGTCTCCTATGACCCGACGCGAGAGTTTTATGAGGAGTACAACAAGCTGTTCGCCGCATGGTGGAAAGAGCGCACTGCGCAAGAGTTAAAGGTCGTTCAATCGCACGGCGGATCTGCCAAACAAGCGCGTTCGGTCATTTCTGGACTGGAGGCGGATGTGGTGTCGCTTGCACTCGCCTTCGACATCGACGCCATCGAAAACATGACCGGCCTTGTCGGAAAAAACTGGCAAACAAGGCTGCCCCATGAGAGTTCGCCCTACTACTCCACTATCGTTTTTCTTGTCAGAAAAGGAAATCCCCAAGGCATCAAGGACTGGGGCGACTTGATCAAACCGGGAATCGCTGTCGTCATGCCCAATCCTAAAACATCGGGCGGTGCCAGATGGACCTACATGGCTGCTTGGGCATACGCGGTGAAAAGCAATTCCGGAAATACGATCCGGGCACTCGACTATATGAAAGACCTTTTTAAAAATGCCCCGGTTCTGGACACAGGAGCACGGGGTGCAACGACCACATTCATCCAAAGAAGGATGGGCGATGTTCTCCTCACTTGGGAAAATGAGGCCTATCTAACCATGGAAAAAGACGGCAAACAGGAATTTGAAATTGTCTACCCATCGATCAGCATCCAGGCAGACCCGCCCGTAGCATGGCTTGAAAAAATTGTTCAGGAGAAAAAGACAGAGGACGCAGCGGAATTCTATTTAAAGTATCTCTATTCAGAAAAGGCACAGGAGCTGATCGCTAAAAACCATTTCCGTCCCATTGACAAAACCGTGATGGATCGCTTCCAGGAGAGATACCCCGCCATCGAAATGATCAGCATCAAAGACTTCGGAGGCTGGGAGAAAGTTCAGCAGATGTTTTTTAAAGATGGAGGACAATTTGACGATGTCCATCTCTCGATGAGCGAGTAG
- the cysT gene encoding sulfate ABC transporter permease subunit CysT → MVFSPRRHSTLPGKNINLIFSIAYLSLLVLFPLGFLILSIQHVTFEDAYAILFSRRTLQALRVSFTTSIAAALIDLFIGIIIAWVLVKYRFFGKRFFDSIVDLPFAMPTAVSGIALATIYSDKGWIGSLLEAVNIKVSYTPVGILIALVFVGLPFVVRSIQPAVEALDLEMEEAAASLGASRIAIVRRVIFPQLLPSIITGFTMSLARGLGEYGSVIFIAGNIPFVSEILPLLIVIELEEFNYDAASVLAVAMLSLSFILLVTLGFLGSVIRRRYR, encoded by the coding sequence ATGGTATTCTCACCCAGACGACACTCCACACTTCCGGGAAAGAACATCAACCTGATCTTCTCTATCGCCTATCTGTCACTGCTGGTGCTGTTCCCTTTGGGTTTTCTCATCTTGTCCATCCAACATGTCACCTTCGAGGACGCTTACGCCATTTTGTTTTCCAGAAGAACACTGCAGGCGCTCAGAGTCTCATTTACCACCTCTATCGCTGCGGCATTAATTGACCTTTTCATCGGAATCATCATTGCCTGGGTGCTTGTCAAATACCGGTTTTTCGGAAAGCGGTTTTTTGACTCGATTGTCGATCTTCCATTCGCTATGCCAACGGCAGTTTCGGGAATCGCGCTGGCCACAATCTATTCCGACAAGGGATGGATCGGAAGCCTTCTGGAGGCGGTAAACATCAAAGTTTCCTACACTCCGGTCGGCATTTTGATCGCCTTGGTCTTTGTTGGACTCCCCTTTGTGGTCCGGTCGATACAACCTGCCGTGGAAGCGCTGGATCTGGAGATGGAAGAGGCCGCCGCATCCCTGGGAGCTTCGAGAATCGCTATCGTAAGAAGGGTTATCTTTCCCCAGCTGCTGCCTTCCATCATCACCGGCTTTACAATGTCATTGGCAAGGGGGCTTGGAGAGTATGGCTCCGTGATCTTCATCGCAGGAAATATCCCCTTTGTGTCCGAGATTTTGCCATTGCTGATCGTCATCGAGCTGGAAGAGTTCAACTATGATGCCGCTTCTGTTTTGGCCGTCGCCATGCTAAGCCTTTCGTTTATTTTACTGGTAACCCTGGGCTTTCTAGGCAGCGTCATTAGAAGGAGGTACAGGTGA
- the lpxK gene encoding tetraacyldisaccharide 4'-kinase, whose protein sequence is MLHKTAKILLAPLGYLYLAFVSMKNFAYDKKIFKPVAKPAVPLISIGNITVGGTGKTPLTILLAKKLSAVGKGAVLTRGYRSSAESAMPPLILTKENCHLYTSKTSGDEPRLIAKEADAFVVINKRRERSLLVAESLNAKWVILDDGMQRRSIPRDLEIITLSSQFVGNRLGFPAGPLREAMSGLKRADLIVITKNPKKPLAEEQKSQIRRYSQAPLIETEWMIHALCDGVTDFPLKTEEKIAAFCGIGNPKLFFETLENHGFDIVQTAIADDHRPMSAKELAALSIQAARLGAKKILCTEKDFVKIAHQLSCELPVFYTKAELQITSGSEALERSLAALFPSSESSSLKP, encoded by the coding sequence TTGCTGCATAAAACAGCGAAAATCCTGCTCGCCCCCCTGGGATACCTCTATCTCGCCTTCGTTTCCATGAAGAACTTCGCCTACGACAAAAAGATCTTTAAACCCGTAGCTAAACCTGCAGTCCCTCTCATCAGCATAGGAAACATCACTGTCGGTGGAACCGGAAAAACTCCCTTGACGATACTCCTTGCAAAAAAGCTCTCGGCAGTAGGTAAAGGGGCTGTTCTGACCCGGGGGTACCGCTCAAGTGCCGAATCTGCCATGCCCCCGCTCATCCTCACTAAAGAAAACTGCCACCTCTATACGTCGAAAACGAGCGGAGATGAGCCACGGCTAATCGCTAAAGAAGCGGATGCTTTCGTGGTGATCAACAAGAGAAGAGAGAGATCTCTTCTGGTCGCCGAAAGCCTGAATGCCAAATGGGTGATTCTCGATGACGGGATGCAAAGGCGATCCATACCGAGAGATCTGGAAATCATCACGCTTAGCTCGCAGTTTGTCGGCAATCGGCTGGGCTTCCCCGCAGGTCCCCTGCGCGAGGCGATGAGCGGTTTGAAGCGGGCCGACCTGATCGTCATCACAAAAAATCCTAAAAAACCGCTTGCCGAGGAGCAAAAGTCTCAAATCAGACGCTACAGCCAAGCTCCCCTGATTGAAACCGAGTGGATGATCCACGCACTCTGCGATGGCGTAACCGATTTCCCTCTTAAGACCGAAGAGAAAATCGCTGCCTTCTGCGGAATTGGCAACCCTAAACTCTTTTTTGAAACTCTTGAAAATCACGGATTTGACATTGTCCAAACAGCGATCGCAGACGACCACCGCCCCATGAGCGCCAAAGAGCTTGCCGCCTTATCGATACAAGCCGCCCGGCTGGGCGCAAAAAAAATCCTCTGCACCGAAAAAGACTTCGTAAAAATTGCTCATCAGCTCTCTTGTGAACTGCCTGTTTTCTACACGAAAGCAGAGCTTCAGATCACTTCGGGCTCTGAAGCGTTAGAAAGAAGCTTGGCAGCTCTTTTCCCATCCTCTGAATCCTCTTCTTTAAAGCCTTGA
- a CDS encoding D-sedoheptulose-7-phosphate isomerase, whose protein sequence is MDHKILSSVKQAVQAIEFLEHPDSIQFIKDAALMIADTFRKGGKILIAGNGGSLCDANHFAEELTGFFRKFRKALPAIALSESGHLTCVSNDLGFEWVFARGVEAFGKEGDIFIGLTTSGNSPNIVKAIEIAKNNKLKTIAFLGKSGGKLKGQADLELIIPGFGTSDRIQEAHMAAIHILIEMIELELFMKEEETETRSFALN, encoded by the coding sequence ATGGACCATAAAATCTTAAGTTCCGTTAAGCAGGCAGTACAAGCCATTGAATTTTTAGAACATCCCGATTCCATCCAATTTATCAAAGATGCCGCACTCATGATCGCGGACACGTTCAGGAAAGGTGGAAAAATTCTGATCGCAGGGAATGGAGGCAGCTTATGCGACGCCAACCATTTCGCTGAAGAGCTGACCGGCTTTTTCCGAAAATTCAGAAAAGCGCTGCCGGCCATCGCGCTCTCCGAAAGCGGGCACCTGACATGCGTCTCGAATGATCTCGGCTTTGAGTGGGTTTTCGCAAGAGGGGTAGAAGCCTTTGGCAAAGAAGGCGACATCTTCATTGGACTGACCACTTCGGGCAACTCGCCCAACATCGTCAAAGCGATCGAAATCGCCAAAAACAATAAGCTCAAAACCATCGCCTTCCTTGGCAAAAGTGGAGGAAAACTCAAAGGTCAGGCCGATCTTGAGCTTATCATCCCGGGCTTTGGGACATCCGATCGCATACAGGAAGCGCACATGGCTGCCATCCATATCCTCATCGAAATGATCGAGCTGGAACTGTTCATGAAAGAAGAGGAAACAGAAACCCGTTCATTCGCTCTCAATTGA
- a CDS encoding sulfate ABC transporter permease — translation MSSRESKSIQRLLIAFTVISLIVIIVLPIAYVLYQALANGFSSYIKAVTDPTTISSLKLTILAAFCSVLFNLIFGLSIGWALGKFHVFGSRAIIGLIELPLSLSPVTAGLIFILFLGKYSLFGGFLDRHGIDIIYAVPGVIIATMFVTLPYIAREVIPLMQETGTEEEEAALLLGAGGLYTFFRVTLPKIKWGVIYGLLITNARAMGEFGAVSVVSGHLRGKTDTLTLQVEILYNEYNFTESFAVASLLTLLAIFTLFLKSWIDWQKSFSTEKEKP, via the coding sequence ATGTCCTCAAGAGAATCGAAGAGTATCCAGCGGCTACTGATCGCCTTTACCGTTATCTCCCTGATAGTGATCATTGTCTTACCGATCGCCTACGTTCTCTATCAGGCCCTTGCCAACGGTTTTTCTTCCTACATCAAAGCCGTCACAGATCCCACAACGATCTCGTCGCTTAAATTGACCATTCTGGCAGCGTTTTGCTCGGTTCTGTTCAACCTTATTTTCGGTCTTTCCATCGGATGGGCGCTCGGGAAATTCCATGTTTTCGGCAGCCGCGCCATCATTGGGCTCATAGAGCTGCCCCTCTCGCTCTCGCCCGTGACCGCCGGCCTAATCTTCATCCTGTTCCTTGGAAAATACTCTCTGTTCGGAGGATTCTTAGACCGTCACGGAATCGATATCATCTACGCTGTACCCGGTGTGATCATCGCGACGATGTTTGTCACCCTTCCCTATATAGCCCGGGAGGTTATCCCGCTGATGCAAGAAACGGGAACCGAAGAGGAGGAAGCAGCCCTTTTGCTCGGAGCCGGGGGCCTCTACACATTTTTCCGCGTTACGCTACCCAAAATCAAGTGGGGTGTCATCTATGGTCTTTTGATCACAAACGCGAGGGCGATGGGTGAATTCGGCGCAGTATCGGTCGTTTCAGGGCATCTGCGCGGCAAGACCGATACACTGACGCTCCAAGTCGAAATCCTCTACAACGAGTACAACTTCACCGAAAGTTTTGCGGTCGCCTCCCTCCTGACCCTGCTCGCCATTTTCACACTATTTCTAAAATCCTGGATCGACTGGCAGAAATCATTTAGCACCGAGAAAGAAAAACCATGA
- a CDS encoding KpsF/GutQ family sugar-phosphate isomerase, whose protein sequence is MIQKLLDEERKQLEFFFRNLDIHSFEKLYHEIAACKGMVICTGVGKSGFIAKKIAATMISTNTRAFFLSPVDALHGDIGIAAQGDICLLFSKSGESEELLSLMPSLRNKGVKTIAIVSNPASRLAKAADAFMHLPLERELCPFDLAPTTSCLIQLIFGDVLAIALMNLKKFSIEDMAMNHPAGRIGKRTSFRVKDLMIKGDNLPVATQDKKIVDILVELSDKRCGCILVTSQQGKLLGIFTDGDLRRSLQKEGSKALENTLQNLMTRSPRKIGPNAMAVEAIKIMEGSGNNEVSVLPVLEEDGTLVGLIKLHDLIQTGI, encoded by the coding sequence ATGATCCAGAAATTATTAGACGAAGAGCGTAAGCAGCTTGAGTTTTTTTTCCGGAATCTTGATATCCACTCGTTTGAAAAACTCTACCACGAGATTGCCGCCTGCAAAGGCATGGTCATCTGCACAGGTGTTGGAAAAAGCGGTTTCATCGCCAAAAAAATCGCCGCGACCATGATCTCCACTAACACCAGGGCATTTTTTCTCTCTCCGGTCGATGCGCTCCATGGCGACATCGGAATTGCCGCCCAAGGCGACATCTGCCTGCTTTTCTCTAAAAGCGGAGAATCCGAGGAGCTTCTGTCGCTGATGCCCTCCTTGCGCAACAAAGGTGTTAAAACGATCGCCATCGTCTCCAATCCCGCCTCGCGCCTCGCAAAAGCAGCCGATGCCTTCATGCACCTGCCCCTCGAACGGGAGCTTTGCCCGTTTGACTTAGCCCCCACCACCTCCTGCCTGATTCAACTGATTTTTGGAGATGTCCTCGCCATCGCGCTGATGAACCTCAAGAAATTTTCAATCGAAGACATGGCGATGAACCATCCCGCCGGGCGCATCGGCAAACGCACCTCCTTCAGAGTAAAAGATTTGATGATCAAAGGCGATAACCTACCGGTGGCTACGCAGGATAAAAAAATCGTCGATATTTTAGTGGAGCTGTCCGATAAGCGCTGCGGCTGTATCCTCGTCACAAGCCAACAAGGGAAACTGCTCGGTATCTTCACCGACGGAGACCTGCGCCGCTCGCTTCAAAAAGAGGGGTCAAAGGCGCTTGAAAATACACTGCAGAACCTGATGACGCGCTCCCCAAGAAAAATTGGCCCCAACGCCATGGCTGTTGAAGCCATCAAGATCATGGAAGGAAGCGGCAACAACGAAGTCTCTGTCCTTCCTGTGCTGGAAGAAGATGGGACTCTTGTCGGCCTCATCAAGCTGCACGACTTGATCCAGACCGGCATATAA
- a CDS encoding DUF2490 domain-containing protein has translation MIKFFRLALLMMTMTVPAFAQKPQLWQTMQQSLFDWNSVKFSFLQQYRFEMSDFKTVDARFGILAKKSLDETWDAEIHYMWINSRAPAETLFQHRHRLELELNPRFKICENIEFKFRNRYELIKEEREAKLIQKFRQRQEIAYKPGIKWLKSVALSNEIFYNITINKVDEYRLIPLDLAFPLQKDHRYKLYTMIRWRDSPTGWHPQFILGSTLDW, from the coding sequence ATGATTAAATTTTTTCGCCTGGCCCTCCTCATGATGACCATGACTGTCCCTGCCTTTGCGCAAAAACCGCAGCTTTGGCAAACAATGCAGCAATCGCTTTTCGATTGGAACAGCGTAAAGTTTTCCTTTTTGCAGCAGTACCGCTTTGAAATGAGCGACTTCAAAACTGTAGATGCCCGCTTCGGCATCCTCGCGAAAAAAAGCCTGGACGAGACGTGGGATGCGGAGATCCACTACATGTGGATCAATTCAAGGGCACCTGCTGAAACCCTGTTCCAGCATAGGCACCGGCTTGAGTTGGAACTAAACCCCCGTTTTAAAATCTGTGAAAATATCGAGTTTAAATTCCGTAACCGCTACGAACTGATCAAAGAGGAGAGAGAGGCAAAACTCATTCAAAAATTCAGGCAAAGGCAGGAAATTGCCTATAAGCCGGGTATCAAATGGCTGAAGAGCGTCGCCCTCAGCAACGAAATCTTTTACAACATCACGATCAACAAGGTAGATGAGTATCGCCTCATTCCCCTGGATCTGGCATTTCCTCTGCAAAAGGATCATCGGTATAAGCTCTATACCATGATTCGCTGGAGAGACTCTCCCACAGGCTGGCACCCGCAATTTATCCTGGGGTCCACTCTGGATTGGTAA
- a CDS encoding peroxiredoxin has product MSEIANLKIGDLAPDFKAETTLGPIRFHDWLKDSWCVFFSHPKDFTPVCTTELGAAAKLKPEFDRRGIKMVSLSVNGIHEHKGWIKDIKETQKVELNFPMIADPEKRIATLYGMIHLSASDTATVRTVFIIDPQKKIRLTMAYPTSTGRNFIEILRVIDALQLSDQKKVATPADWRPGDECIILPSITDPKELKERFPKGYREVKSYLRYVPYQDLIAPK; this is encoded by the coding sequence ATGAGTGAAATCGCAAATTTGAAGATAGGCGACTTGGCTCCCGATTTTAAAGCGGAAACAACTCTGGGCCCCATTCGTTTCCACGACTGGCTCAAAGACTCTTGGTGCGTCTTTTTCTCCCACCCCAAAGATTTCACCCCCGTCTGCACAACGGAACTGGGTGCGGCAGCGAAATTAAAGCCGGAGTTTGACAGGCGCGGCATCAAGATGGTCTCTCTCAGCGTCAATGGGATCCATGAGCACAAAGGGTGGATCAAAGATATCAAAGAGACTCAAAAAGTTGAGCTAAACTTCCCTATGATTGCCGACCCGGAAAAGAGAATCGCCACCCTCTACGGAATGATTCACCTCTCTGCCAGTGATACCGCAACGGTCAGAACCGTCTTCATCATCGATCCGCAAAAAAAAATCCGGCTGACGATGGCCTATCCCACCTCCACCGGAAGAAACTTCATAGAGATCTTGAGAGTTATTGATGCCTTGCAGCTAAGCGATCAAAAAAAAGTTGCCACCCCCGCGGACTGGAGGCCGGGCGATGAGTGCATCATCTTGCCCAGCATCACCGATCCCAAAGAACTTAAAGAACGGTTCCCGAAAGGGTATCGTGAAGTGAAGTCCTATCTTCGGTATGTGCCCTATCAAGACCTGATTGCGCCGAAGTGA